One genomic segment of Podarcis muralis chromosome 18, rPodMur119.hap1.1, whole genome shotgun sequence includes these proteins:
- the LINGO3 gene encoding leucine-rich repeat and immunoglobulin-like domain-containing nogo receptor-interacting protein 3 — protein sequence MHCTMTCCCCFLVLVFHCVLLSTASVAACPARCDCIPQIKSVSCHRKRLTAIPEGIPTETKILELNKNRIRCLNSGDLSPFPLLEELDFSENIIASVEPGAFSNLLNLQVLRLRGNQLKLLPAGVFTKLSNLTVLDISENKIVILLDYTFQDLRSLRILDLGDNDLVYVSRKAFSGLLGLQQLTIEKCNLTDISAESLSRLQNLQALRLRHLSIATVEDQNFKKLCNLWQLEIDNWPFLEDISPNGFQGLNLTSLSITYTNITAVPTAALRNLGHLMYLNLSYNPISTVPKGAFRDLIRLRELHMVGALLALVEPQALYGLRQIRLLNLSNNFLSTLEESSFHSVNTLETLRVDRNPLVCDCRLLWILQRRKTLNFNGQPPMCSSPPEIQGDALRDFPDSVLFEYFTCQKPKIRDRKLQHITAYEGQAVSFLCRADGEPTPSIVWVSPQHRMITTRSTGRVAVLPSGTLEIRYTQVQDSGTYICIASNAGGNDTYFATLTIKGHLANGALYANRTLHLSDFNDTLHNSTQVFLKFTLDLKTILVSTAMGCITFLGVVLFCFLLLFVWSRGRGQHKNHFSVEYSFRKVDGPTTAAGQGGARKFNMKMI from the coding sequence ATGCACTGCACCATgacatgctgctgctgttttctggtcTTGGTTTTTCACTGTGTCCTCCTGAGTACAGCCTCAGTGGCGGCTTGCCCAGCACGCTGTGACTGCATCCCCCAGATCAAGTCCGTCAGCTGCCACCGCAAGCGCCTCACTGCAATCCCTGAGGGGATTCCCACAGAGACCAAGATCTTGGAGCTTAACAAGAACCGCATCCGCTGCCTGAACTCGGGGGACCTGTCCCCATTTCCACTATTGgaggagctggacttcagtgagAACATCATCGCCAGTGTAGAGCCGGGTGCCTTCAGCAACCTCCTGAACCTGCAGGTCTTGCGCCTTCGTGGCAACCAGCTCAAGCTGCTCCCCGCGGGCGTCTTCACCAAGCTCTCCAACCTCACCGTCCTGGACATCAGCGAGAACAAGATTGTCATCCTCTTGGACTACACATTTCAAGACCTGAGGAGCCTCAGGATCCTGGACCTTGGGGACAATGACCTGGTTTATGTCTCTCGGAAGGCCTTCTCCGGCCTCCTGGGCCTGCAGCAGCTGACaatagaaaaatgcaacctgacaGACATCTCCGCAGAGTCGCTCTCTCGCCTCCAGAACCTACAGGCCCTCCGGCTCAGGCACCTGAGCATTGCCACAGtggaagaccaaaacttcaaaaAGCTTTGCAACCTCTGGCAGCTAGAAATTGACAACTGGCCGTTCCTGGAGGACATATCACCAAATGGCTTCCAAGGACTCAACCTCACCTCACTCTCAATCACGTACACAAACATCACTGCTGTCCCAACAGCTGCCTTGAGGAACCTGGGGCATCTCATGTACCTGAACCTCTCCTACAACCCCATCAGCACAGTCCCCAAGGGCGCCTTCCGGGACCTCATCCGGCTCAGAGAGCTCCACATGGTGGGTGCCTTGTTGGCCTTGGTAGAGCCCCAGGCGCTGTATGGCTTGAGGCAAATCCGCCTTCTCAATCTCTCCAACAATTTCTTGTCCACTTTGGAGGAAAGCAGCTTCCACTCTGTCAACACTCTGGAGACACTCAGGGTGGACCGGAACCCCTTAGTCTGCGACTGCCGCCTCCTCTGGATCCTCCAGCGCCGGAAGACGCTCAACTTCAACGGCCAACCGCCAATGTGTTCCTCACCACCCGAGATCCAGGGTGACGCCCTGCGCGACTTCCCAGACTCTGTGCTCTTTGAGTACTTCACCTGCCAAAAGCCAAAAATCAGGGACCGGAAGCTCCAGCACATCACTGCTTATGAAGGGCAGGCTGTGTCCTTCCTGTGCCGGGCGGACGGAGAGCCCACCCCCTCCATCGTCTGGGTTTCTCCTCAGCATCGGATGATCACTACCAGGAGCACTGGGCGAGTTGCCGTCTTGCCCAGTGGGACGCTGGAGATCCGCTACACACAGGTCCAAGACAGTGGGACCTACATCTGCATCGCCAGCAATGCCGGTGGCAACGACACATACTTTGCCACACTGACCATCAAGGGGCACTTGGCCAACGGAGCCCTTTATGCAAACCGGACCCTGCACCTCAGTGACTTCAACGACACTTTGCACAACAGCACACAGGTCTTCTTGAAGTTCACACTTGACCTCAAGACTATCCTGGTGTCCACTGCCATGGGGTGCATCACCTTCCTGGGCGTGGTgctcttctgcttcctcctcctctttgtctGGAGTCGAGGCCGTGGGCAGCACAAGAACCACTTCTCTGTGGAGTACTCTTTCCGCAAGGTGGACGGCCCAACCACAGcggctgggcaagggggcgccaGGAAGTTCAACATGAAGATGATCTGA